The following is a genomic window from Rhodoferax sp. PAMC 29310.
TTGAGCGCGAAGTGCGCCCCTTGCTGATACCCGTCGGGTTGGACCCATCGCACCCGTTTCCCCAGGTAGCCAATAAATCGCTGAACTTCATCGTCCGGTTGGGTGGGCAGGACGCTTTTGGCCGGGAAAACGAAATTGCCATTGTAAAAATTCCTCGCGTGCTGCCGCGCATGATTCGCCTACCCGACAAGCTGGCCGGTGACGGACAGCTGTTTGTCTCTATTTCAAGCGTGATGCGCGCTCACTTGCCCGAGTTGTTTCCGGGGCGGGACGTGGGCCAGTTCTCCCAGTTCCGCGTGACACGGCACTCCGATCTGGCAGTGGACGAAGACGATGTCACCAACCTGCGTACGGCGTTGCGCCAGGGTCTGGAGCAACGCCATTTTGGCCAGGCTGTTCGGCTGGAAGTGGCGGCCGGCTGCTCTGAATTTTTGTCGACGTTTCTGCTTAAGCAGTTTGATTTGCCCGCTCGGGCCTTGTACAGCGTGCCGGGGCCAGTGAATCTGGCGCGGCTGACCCAGTTATTGGACTTGGTGGATGCGCCCGAATTGTGCTTTCCATCTTATTCCCCGTGCTTTCCCACGCAGTTAATCCCTGGCGAGTCGTTCTTTGACCAGCTTAAAAAACGTGATGTACTGATTCATCAGCCATTTGAGAGCTTTGGCGGCGTTTTGGCGTTTTTAAGGGAGGCGGTGCACGACCCCGATGTATTGGCGATCAAACAGACCATTTACCGCACGGGGAGTGACTCTGAGCTAATGGATTTATTGCGCGAGGGCGTGCGGCGCGGCAAGGAAGTCACCGTGGTGGTGGAGCTGAAGGCCCGGTTTGATGAGGAAGCCAACATCAACTGGTCGGAAATGCTGGAATCCATCGGCGCGCAGGTGTTGTATGGCGTGGTCGGGCTCAAGACCCACGCCAAGATGATGTTGGTCACGCGCCGTGAAGGCCGCCACCTCAAGCACTACGGGCACTTGTCCACAGGCAATTACAACCCGAGAACCGCGGCCTTGTACACGGACTGGAGCCACCTGACAGCCGACCGTTTGTTGACTTCGGACATGGAAAAAGTATTTGTGCACCTGGCCAGCCACAGCCGGTTGCCACGACTCAACCGGGTCCTGCTGGCGCCGTTTTACCTGCATCGCAAGCTGATTGCCAAGATCAATGAAACGGCCGCCTGCGCCGCTGCTGGCGGACGCGGCCGCATTGTGGCCAAAATGAACGCCCTGACGGACGAGGCCTTGGTGCACGCCCTGATCAAGGCCGGCCAACAAGGCGTGAAGATTGACCTCATTGTGCGAGGCGCTTGCATGCTGCCCGCTCAAGTGCCGGGCGTGACCCACAACATTCGGGTGCGCTCCGTCATTGGCCGGTTTCTGGAGCACTCGCGGGTGTTCTATTTCGGTCGCGATGAGGAGGAGGAACTCTTTCTGTCCAGCGCCGACTGGATGAATCGCAACATGATGCGCCGGGTTGAGCTGGCCTGGCCAGTGACAGACCCGGTCCAGCGCCAGCGCATCATGGATGAATGCTTGGTGGCCTATTTGCACGACGGTGTGGACGGCTGGGATTTGTTGCCAGACGGCAGCTACGAGCGGGTCAAACCTGGGAATCCGCAAGCCGCCCATGGAGCACAAGCGGCGTTGATGGTTCGTTATGCGGGGCACGTCAACGAGAGGAACGTCTGACATGGACCTGATCTTGTGGCGCCACGCGGAAGCCCAGGAGTGGGTGAATGGGTGCGACGATCTGGCCCGCACCCTCACCGCCCGGGGGGAGAAGCAGGCGACGCGCATGGCCGCCTGGCTGGACCGCCAGATCCCCGAAGGCACCCGAATACTCGCCAGTCCGGCCAGGCGCACGGTTCAAACAGCCGACGCCCTGAGTCGAAAATACAAAATCAGACCCGAACTCGCCCCGGACGCCAACGTGGCCCAGCTTCTGGAACTGGTCCAGTGGCCCGACGCAAAAGGCGTGGTGATGGTGATTGGGCATCAGCCGACGCTGGGGCAAACCATTGCCCAGTTGCTGAACTTGAATGAATCGGCATGTTCGGTGAAAAAAGGCGCGGTCTGGTGGCTGCGCAATCGTCAGCGCCAGCAAACCGTAGTGGTCACGGTGCAATCGCCCGAACTGCTTTGAACCGGCCTTCCACCAGAGGAGGCCAAGCAGCGGTCAAAACACTATTTAATTGATAGCTACTTCCGCAGACAATACAGGCGCCAGAGGCACAAAAATCACTAATTTTTGGTGTAATTAGAACGGCATTTTGGGCATGCCTTTCATGCCACCCATGCGCTTCATCATCTTCATCATGCCGCCGCCCTTCATCTTCTTCATCATGTCCTGCATCTGCTCAAACTCCTTGAGCATGCGGTTCACTTCCTGAACCTGAACGCCGGAGCCCGCGGCAATGCGGCGCTTGCGGGTGGCTTTGATGAGTTCGGGCTTGCGGCGCTCCAGAGGCGTCATGCTGTAGATGATGCCCTCTTTGCGCTTGATGTCTTTCTCGACCTTCCCCATGTCCATCTGGCCGGCTTTGGCCGCCATGGAGGCCGGCAATTTATCCATCAGGCTGGACAGTCCGCCCATTTGTTTCATTTGCTGAATCTGGGCCAGAAAGTCGTTCAAATCAAACGACGCACCGCTCTTGACCTTGGCGGCCAGCTTTTGCGCGGCGGCCATGTCCACCCCGGCGGTGACCTGCTCGACCAGCGCCAGAATGTCGCCCATGCCCAACACGCGCCCGGCATGACGCTCGGCATCAAACACTTCCAGCCCGTCAATCTTCTCGCTGGTGCCGGCAAACTTGATGGGCGCACCGGTGACTTGGCGCACGGACAAGGCCGCGCCGCCACGGGAATCACCATCCGTCTTGGTCAGGATGATGCCGGTTAGCGGCAGCGCTTCCTTGAAGGCCTTGGCGGTGTTGATCGCATCCTGACCCTGCATGGCGTCGACCACGAACAGGGTTTCAATGGGGTTGAGGGCAGCGTGCAGGCTCTTGATTTCCAGCATCAACGCTTCGTCAATGGCCAGGCGGCCAGCGGTATCCACCAGCAGAACATCAAAAAAGTGTTTGCGGGCGTAGTCCAAGGCGGCCAAGCCGATATCCACCGGTTTTTGATCTGGCGCACTGGGGAACCATTCGGCACCCGCCTGCGCCGTCACGGTTTTCAGCTGCTCAATGGCCGCCGGACGGTAGACGTCAGCGGACACGGTCAACACCTTCTTCTTGCGCTTCTCGATCAGGTGTTTGGCCAGCTTGGCCGTGGTGGTGGTCTTGCCGGCGCCCTGCAAGCCGGCCATCAGAATGACCGCCGGCGGCTGAGCCGCCAAGTTGATATCACTCACCCCCTGGCCCATGGTGGCGGCCAGCTCCTTGTTGACGATGCTGACCAGCGCCTGGCCCGGGGTCAAGGAGCCCAGTACCTCTTGCCCCAGCGCCTTTTCTTTCACGCGGGCGATAAAGTCGCGCACCACCGGCAGGGCCACGTCGGCCTCCAGCAGCGCCATGCGGACCTCGCGCAACATCTCGGTGACGTTGGTTTCGGTGATACGGGCCTGGCCACGTATTTCCTTGACGAGGCGGGAGAGTTTGTCGGTAAGGGCGGATGCCATAGGGAGTATTCCGGTGAACGGAACCCAGGTTGGAGCCAACAGGCTGTGGAGACGAGCAAAACGCTAAACTGTAGTCATGATTTTAGCCAGTGCTACCCCACTCAGTCTCGCCTTGGCGTTGGGCGCCGCTGTGACCTATGCGGGATCAGCTCTTTTCGCCTCGCGACTGGGCGACAAAATGACCCGGTCAGCGGTCTGGCTGGCTTGGCTTTTGCATGGCACTTTGCTGGCCTGGAGCCTTCTGGGGCACGAGCCACGCTTTGGCTTTGCCCCTGCGCTGTCTGTCACGGCTTGGCTGATCGCAGCCGTCTACGCGGTGGAGAGTCACATTTACCCGGCACTGAAAACCCGCTGGACCTTGTCCTTTTTAGGCGCAGCAGCGGTGCTGTTGGCGCTGGTCTTTCCGGGCAATCGGCTTCACGCCAACGCATCACCTTGGCTCCCCCTGCATTGGGCACTGGGGATTGCGTCTTATGGCCTGTTTGGGGTGGCAGTGGTACATGCCTGGTTCATGAACCGCGCTGAGAACCAGATTCGCCACGCCACTGAGTCGCATAGCGGCATGCCACTGCTAACCATGGAGCGGCTGACGTTCCGATTTGTGGGCGCGGGCTTCGCCCTCCTGACCGCCACCCTGCTGGTGGGCATTCTTTTTGGGAAATCCTTGTATGGGCCGGCGGCAGCGGTTCACTGGGACCATAAAACAGCGTTTTCCATTCTGTCGTGGCTGTGTTTCGCCCTGCTGCTGATTGGGCGCGCCCGCTTTGGTTGGCGTGGCAAGCGCGCGATGCGCATTCTTTATGTGGGTTCTGGTTTACTGCTGTTAGCCTACGTGGGATCACGCTTTGTGATGGAAATCATCCTGGGGGTGTCGACATGAAGTTTGCGTTGTTGGTGTTGCTGGTCTTGATCGGCGTTCTGTTGTGGCGCAATCGCCAGCCGGCAAACCCATCAGCCCCGGATGACCCTGAAACGGAGAGCAATGAGCCTTCCAACATGGTCCGTTGTACCTTGTGCTCAGTGCATGTGCCCGCAGACGACGCCATTCAGGGAAAAAACGGCTCCTATTGCAGCGTGGATCATCGCCAAATCGCGGAGCCGTGAGTGAAGCAGCCCCCGGACGCTGCACCCTCCTGGTTTGGGCCCAACCTGTTTGAGCCCGGCATAGAACAAGCCGATCGACCGGACGAGTTCAACCGCATCTGGCACGGGTTCATGACTGCCCGTGTAACCTTGGGCTTGGTTTTGGTTCTTTTGCAAAGCGTGTTCTTTGCTTTGTCTTCGACCAAGGACTTGGGGCCGCTGCTAATTTGCGCCACCTACTTTATTGCCGCGCTGGTGGTTCGCCTGATGGTTCGACCACGGCCGATGGGCAAAACGTTCGATGCCCAGTGGTTTGGCACCGTCGGCGTGGACGTGGTGGCGTTTGCCTTGTTGCAGATGTCGCAAGACACCAGCATCAATTACGCACCGTTGTTTGCCCTGCCGGTCCTGATGACCTCCATTCTCGGCTCGATGTTGCTGGCCATGGGGGCCGCTGCCTCGGTCACCTTGTTTTTGTTTCTGTACGCCGGGTGGGTTGTGCTCCATGGCGCGGGGGACGCTGCCCCACACTTTTTGCAGGCTGCCCTCACTGGGGCGGGCTGCTTTGCCCTGTCGTTTTTAGCCAACCAGTTCGCCACACGAATGGCGCACGTCGAGCTTCGGGCTGAACGCAACCAACTGGCAGCCGACGTACAACGGCAAGTCAATGAACTGGTGGTCGAATCCCTCAGCGACGGCATCATGGTGATCGACCGGACTGGCACCGTGCGCTCCGCCAACCCGGCGGCTCGACGTTTGCTGGGTCCGGAGCGCTTTCTGGATGCCGAGTTCTTCAACCTCCGGTCCAAGCCAGGCTGGCAAAGTCTGGTGGCTCTGATGAAACTGAGCTTTGACAAGCTCACTTCGCAACAGGCTGAAGTTATTCTCCGCCACAGCGGACAAGGTCCCCGGCGGTTGCGCGCACAGACCCAAATGACGTCTATCAACAATGCAAACGACGCCCTCTGCGTGTTGTTTTTGCAAGACCAGCGTGAAATGGAAGCCCGGGTGCGAACAGAAAAGCTGGCCAGCATGGGGCGCATGTCTGCCGCCGTGGCCCATGAAATACGAAACCCTTTGGCTGCAATTGCGCAGGCCAACGCTTTGTTGGACGAGGACCTGACCGAACCGGGCCACAAACAGTTGTCTCAAATGGTGCAACAAAATGCCCGCCGACTGGAGCGAATTGTTGATGAAGTCCTGGACATTGCGCGCACTCACCACGAAGAGCAGGGTGTGGCTGATGCCATCCGCCTGAATGAACTGGTGATGCAAACTTGCCGGGACTGGCAAGCGCAGACGGGGAGCAAGAATCTGCTGTGCCTGTCACAGGCCGAAGGGGCCACCGAGGTAAGGTTTGAACCTGAGCACCTGCGCCGGGTTCTGATCAACCTGCTGGACAACGCGAGGCGCTATGCCAGCCAGAACCCGAACGCCATTCAGGTGTCAGTCGGTCAGAACCCGGGCGGGCGGGCCTTTGTCAGTGTCTGGAGCGACGGGCAACCCATGGACAAATCAGTGGAACGCCACCTTTTCGAACCCTTTTTCTCGTCTGAAAGCCGCTCAAGCGGACTGGGACTGTACATCTGCCGGGAATTGTGTGAGCGGCACGGCGCGACTATCATTCACCAGCGCAACACCGGCCATGGCAACGACAGTCCGGTGGACGGCAATGAGTTTCTGGTCTCATTTCACGGTTTTGTGACCCGAGAGGGTGGCCCCGCGCTATCGCAGAAGGACTCCCCTCAACCATGACCTCAACGCACCTGCCGACCACGACTCGAATACTGGTGGTTGACGATGAACCTGACCTGAGGACTCTTTATGAGCTCACCCTGCTGCGTGCCGGGTATCAGGTGGAAACCGCCGAAAATGTGATGGATGCTCAGCAGCAACTCGCAGCCCACCGCTTTGACGTCCTCATTACCGACATGCGCCTGCCCGACGGATTGGGTTTGACCTTAATTCAGCAACTCAAGGCCGAAAAACGCAAAGAACGCTGTATCGTCATCACCGCCTACGGATCCGCTGAGAATGCAGTTGAGTCCCTGAAAGCTGGCGCGTTTGACTACCTGACCAAGCCGGTCGATTTGAAACAATTCCGAAGCGTGGTGGCATCGGCCGTTCGTGACACGAGCACTCCTGCACCCGCTGGCAGCCAGCCCCCTGATGCCGCTGGACGCCCGGGCAGCCCAGACACGCCGATTTTGGGCGGCAAGCAGGCGATTGATCGACTGGTGGGCAACTCCAGCGGACTCCGCCTGGTCAAGGAGCGCGTGGTCAAAGTGGCGCGAAGCATGGCGCCGGTGTTGGTGAACGGTGAGTCTGGAACCGGCAAGGAACTGGTTGCTCAGGCCCTTCACGCCAACAGCCACCGAGCCGAGGGACCTTGGGTGGCCGTCAATTGCAGTGCCATTCCGGAGGCCTTGTTGGAGGCCGAGTTTTTTGGCTCCAAAAAGGGCTCATTCACCGGCTCAACGCAGGATCGGGACGGATTTTTTCAGGCCGCTGCCGGGGGCACCTTGTTTCTGGATGAAATTGGGGATCTCCCTCTGGCCATGCAGTCCAAGCTGCTGCGAGCCATCCAGGAGCGGCGTGTACGCCCCCTTGGCGCGACGCAGGAGTTGGCCGTTGATGTGCGCATCGTCAGCGCCACCCACAAAAACCTCGCAGAGGAGGTGAAAGCAGGTCGCTTTCGCCAAGACCTCTACTACCGCCTCAATGTGATTGAAATCGCCATCCCACCGCTGCGCGATCGACGTGAGGACCTGCCTGCCCTTTGCAACGCGCTGCTCGACCGCATTGCCCATGATTCCGGCATGCCCACTCCGGTTTTGCCCGCATCAGTATTGAGTCAGCTAGCCCAAGATCCATTGCACGGCAACGTTCGGGAACTGGAGAACCTGCTGCACCGCGCCGTCGCCCTTTGCGATGAAGACGAGCTGCAGATTGAAACCTCCACTCCAAGCCCCTTGGCTCACGAGCCGGCGTTCGCCCACAGTGGTGGGGGCACTTTGGACAGCGAACCCAACGCCATTCCCAGCGACCTTCAGGGCCACCTGGACAACCAGGAGCGGGAGATTCTGATTCAAGCGCTGCAAGAGACCGGATTCAATCGTACTGCGGCTGCCGCCAGGCTTGGCATCAGCCTGCGACAAATGCGCTACCGCATTGCGCGGCTCAATATTGATGCCCCCCAAGGCGGAGAGAACTCAGATGACCCGTTCTGACCCCGTCGTGCACGATGCACTTTGGCGAGGGGGTTGGTACCGGTTTGCCGCCCATCTAGCCTCACCCAACTTTGGCGTGCGTCCCCGGGACGCCCGCGTTGATTTACTGGTCATTCACTCCATTAGCCTACCGCCGGGCCAATTCGGTGGTGACAAAGTTGAGCAACTTTTCACCAACCAGCTTGATTGGGACGCACACCACTACTTCAAAACCATCGAAGGCATGCAGGTGTCTTCGCACTTCTACATTCGACGCAATGGCGACCTGTCGCAATTCGTCAGTTGCGATGATCGCGCCTGGCATGCAGGCGCCTCCCGCTACCGTGGCCGCTCCAATTGCAACGACGACTCCATCGGCATCGAGATGGAGGGGCTTGAAGGAGACCTGTTTGAGCCCGAACAATACGAAACGCTGACCAGCCTATGCGCCGCGCTGATGGCGAACTACCCCATTGCACACATCGCGGGGCATGAACACATTGCACCGGGTCGCAAGGCCGATCCCGGTGCCGGGTTTGATTGGCCAAGCCTGCAGCACTCTCTGGGATTGAGCAGTCGATATTTGCCTCGCACCCCAATACCCGACTAATTTAGTCAACATAACGGATTCACCCTATGGCGGTCGAGATCAACACGCCAGGCGGACTTTCGTAAATGAGACAGTTTTAAAAATAAACCGTGAATCAATTGACACGCCGGAAACGCCCGCCATCACTGGTTTGAGCGCTACGGTTGTAGATTTTCCGGCCTCGATTCCTCCGTATTTCGCCCTGTCGTCAGTTTGACTGGGTCAATCCCCGGGTAAAATTTGGCCCCCAGAACACACGTTGGCGGCACAAAGACCCTGCCTTCGACATACACTACCTGTAGTGGCTTGCAGTAGCCAGACACCCCATATATAGTGCGTCCTGCCTTTCCACCGAGCCCAGCCATCTTATGGCCCCAGGCTTGTGCTCAGCGCCATTGACACTCTATTTCACGCAGCATAGACGAGGAGCCCCATGCAAACTGCTTTAAACACGCCTTCAGAGCGCCAGTCCAGTCCGTCCACATCCGCTTTAGGGGATGACTCGATTCAAACCACCGCCAATGGCGTGAGCCAGTATCAAGTCATTCGCCGCAATGGCGCCGTCGTGCCATTCGAACCGGCCAAGATCGCGGTCGCCATGATGAAGGCCTTTCTGGCTGTCACCGGCACCCACGGAGCCGCATCGGCCAGCGTCCGCGAAACAGTAGATGGATTGACGCAAGGCGTGATTCGCGCCCTGATGCGCTCGCGCCCGGGCGGCGGGACCTTTCACATTGAAGATGTTCAAGATCAGGTCGAATTGGGACTGATGCGTGACGGTCACCACGAGGTGGCCCGAGCCTATGTCTTGTATCGGGAAAAACATGCACAAGAGCGCGCTCAACAGATCACGCAGTCGACACCCAAAGCGCCGCAGTTGCACGCGCTGGACAACGGTCAGCGCATTGTGCTTGACCTTGACCGCCTCAAGGGGCTGATTGAGGCTGCCTGCGCCGGTCTGGGCGCTGACGTCAAACCCGAACCGATCATGGCTGAGACCATGCGAAATCTGTATGACGGCGTCCCCATGGACGAGGTCTACAAAGCATCGGTGCTTGCTGCACGCACTTTGATCGAAAAAGACCCTGATTACACCTACGCCACCGCCCGACTGCTGTTCCACACAATGGCCAGAGAAGCATTGGGCAAAGACGTGGTGCAGGCTGACATGGCACAGGCCTACGTCGAGTACTTCCCTCAGTTCATCCAAAAGGGTGTGGACAATGAACTGCTCGACGCCAAGCTGCTCGAGTTTGACTTGGTTCGCCTGGGTGCAGCCCTCAAGGCCGACCGCGACCTGAACTTTGACTACCTTGGCATCCAGACCCTGTACGACCGTTATTTCCTGCACATTGGGAAAACACGGATTGAACTGCCACAGGCTTTCTTCATGCGGGTGGCCATGGGCTTGTCGCTCAACGAATCCGACCGCGAGGCGCGGGCCATCGAGTTTTACGAAATCCTGTCGTCATTTGACTTCATGTCCAGCACGCCAACGCTGTTCAACAGCGGCACCTTGCGCTCACAATTGTCGAGCTGCTATCTGACCACTGTGCCAGACGATCTGGATGGAATCTATGAATCCATCAAGGAAAACGCACTGCTGTCCAAGTTCGCAGGTGGTTTGGGCAACGATTGGACACGCGTGCGCGCACTGGGCTCTCACATCAAGGGCACGAACGGCGAATCCCAGGGCGTGGTTCCGTTTCTGAAGGTCGTCAACGACACTGCAGTCGCCGTCAACCAAGGCGGCAAGCGCAAGGGTGCCGTATGCACCTACCTGGAAACCTGGCACTTGGACATCGAAGAGTTTCTGGAGCTTCGCAAAAACACGGGCGATGATCGCCGCCGTACCCATGACATGAATACCGCGAACTGGATTCCGGATCTGTTCATGCGTCGGGTCATGGAAAAAGGCCAGTGGACCCTGTTCTCGCCGAACAACGTGCCTGATTTGCATGACAAATTTGGCGCCGAATTCGAGACAGCCTATGTGGCCTATGAGGCGCAGGCTGCACGCGGCGAACTCAAGCCAGCCCGTGCGCTGCCCGCCGCCGATCTGTGGCGAAAAATGCTCACCATGCTGTTTGAAACCGGTCATCCCTGGATCACGTTCAAGGACGCCTGCAATGTGCGTTCGCCCCAACAACACGCGGGTGTCGTTCACTCAAGCAACTTGTGCACCGAGATCACGCTCAACACCAGCGACACAGAAACCGCCGTGTGCAACCTGGGTTCGGTCAATCTGTTGCAACACTTGAAGAATGGGGCGGTGGATCACGTCAAGCTGCAAAAGACCATCACCACAGCGATGCGCATGCTGGACAACGTGATTGACATCAATTACTACGCCGTCAAGAAAGCCCGCGACTCCAACCTGCGTCACCGCCCTGTGGGCTTGGGTGTGATGGCGTTCCAGGACAGCCTGTATGAGCTGCGTATCCCCTACGCCAGTGACGCAGCAGTCGCGTTTGCCGACACCTCCATGGAGGCCATTTGCTACTACGCTTACTGGGCATCGACAGAGCTGGCGAAAGAGCGCGGCCAGTACTCCAGCTACAAAGGCTCGCTGTGGGACAAAGGCATCTTGCCCATCGACACGTTAGACATGTTGGCTCGCGAGCGCGGCGGCTATGTCGAGGTCGACCGCTCGTCGACCATGGATTGGGATTCGCTGCGCAAGAAAATTGCAACCGACGGCATGCGCAACTCTAATTGTACGGCCATTGCACCGACAGCAACCATTTCAAACATCATCGGAGTCGACGCCTCAATTGAGCCTTGTTTTGGCAATCTGTCCGTCAAGTCCAACCTGTCTGGCGAGTTCACCATTATCAACAACTACCTGGTTCAAGACCTCAAACGTCTGGGACTTTGGGACGATGTCATGGTCATGGACCTGAAGCACTTCGATGGTTCTCTCAAACCAATCGATCGTGTTCCCGCAGATATCAAGCTGCTCTACGCCACCGCGTTTGAAGTGGAAACCCGCTGGTTGGTCGAGGCCGCATCCCGCCGCCAAAAATGGATTGACCAAGCACAGTCACTCAACATCTACATGGCGGGCGCGTCAGGCAAGAAGCTGGACGACACGTACAAGCTGGCCTGGATTCGTGGCTTGAAAACCACCTACTATTTGCGCACCATGTCTGCCACCCACGTGGAGAAGTCAACGGTGACTGCGGGTCGCATGAATGCTGTTTCATCGGGGAGCGAGTCATCACCTTCCAGCCAGTCTGGCATGAGCGCCCTTGACGCCGCAGCCGCCGCCGCCCGTGAACAAATGGCATCGGGACCGGCAACAGACGTGAAGTTCTGCGGGGTCGACGACCCCACCTGTGAATCCTGCCAATAAGGCCATGAACATCGCCTCGCATCGAGTCGATGTTCATTCACCACACTCACACCCCTCAATGGAGGAGCGAAGTCGATGAACCCTTTTCAATTCACCTCGCTACTCTCATAATCTGCTGATTGGAATTACCTATGTTGAACTGGGACGAAGAAGTCAATCCCTCATCGCAAACACCTCAGTCCAGCGACTCGAATGCAAGTCGCTCGGCAGCGGTTTCACTGCCGTCCGTGAGTACATCTACCGCGACAGACGCTCCGCCGGCCACGCCACGCCGCGTCAATGCTGCAGACAAGCGCATCATCAACGGTAAGACAGACGTCAATCAACTCGTCCCATTCAAGTACAAATGGGCTTGGGAAAAATACCTGTCCAGCTGCGCCAATCATTGGATGCCCCAAGAAGTCAACATGACGCGGGACATTGCTTTGTGGAAAGACCCTAACGGGTTAACCGAAGACGAGCGTCGCATCATCAAACGAAATTTGGGATTCTTTGTCACGGCCGACTCATTGGCTGCCAACAATATCGTGTTGGGTACCTACCGCCACATTACTGCGCCGGAATGCCGGCAGTTCCTGCTTCGCCAAGCCTTTGAGGAAGCCATTCACACTCACGCCTATCAGTACATTGT
Proteins encoded in this region:
- a CDS encoding PP0621 family protein; amino-acid sequence: MKFALLVLLVLIGVLLWRNRQPANPSAPDDPETESNEPSNMVRCTLCSVHVPADDAIQGKNGSYCSVDHRQIAEP
- the ampD gene encoding 1,6-anhydro-N-acetylmuramyl-L-alanine amidase AmpD; this translates as MTRSDPVVHDALWRGGWYRFAAHLASPNFGVRPRDARVDLLVIHSISLPPGQFGGDKVEQLFTNQLDWDAHHYFKTIEGMQVSSHFYIRRNGDLSQFVSCDDRAWHAGASRYRGRSNCNDDSIGIEMEGLEGDLFEPEQYETLTSLCAALMANYPIAHIAGHEHIAPGRKADPGAGFDWPSLQHSLGLSSRYLPRTPIPD
- a CDS encoding sigma-54 dependent transcriptional regulator; its protein translation is MTSTHLPTTTRILVVDDEPDLRTLYELTLLRAGYQVETAENVMDAQQQLAAHRFDVLITDMRLPDGLGLTLIQQLKAEKRKERCIVITAYGSAENAVESLKAGAFDYLTKPVDLKQFRSVVASAVRDTSTPAPAGSQPPDAAGRPGSPDTPILGGKQAIDRLVGNSSGLRLVKERVVKVARSMAPVLVNGESGTGKELVAQALHANSHRAEGPWVAVNCSAIPEALLEAEFFGSKKGSFTGSTQDRDGFFQAAAGGTLFLDEIGDLPLAMQSKLLRAIQERRVRPLGATQELAVDVRIVSATHKNLAEEVKAGRFRQDLYYRLNVIEIAIPPLRDRREDLPALCNALLDRIAHDSGMPTPVLPASVLSQLAQDPLHGNVRELENLLHRAVALCDEDELQIETSTPSPLAHEPAFAHSGGGTLDSEPNAIPSDLQGHLDNQEREILIQALQETGFNRTAAAARLGISLRQMRYRIARLNIDAPQGGENSDDPF
- a CDS encoding PAS domain-containing sensor histidine kinase — protein: MKQPPDAAPSWFGPNLFEPGIEQADRPDEFNRIWHGFMTARVTLGLVLVLLQSVFFALSSTKDLGPLLICATYFIAALVVRLMVRPRPMGKTFDAQWFGTVGVDVVAFALLQMSQDTSINYAPLFALPVLMTSILGSMLLAMGAAASVTLFLFLYAGWVVLHGAGDAAPHFLQAALTGAGCFALSFLANQFATRMAHVELRAERNQLAADVQRQVNELVVESLSDGIMVIDRTGTVRSANPAARRLLGPERFLDAEFFNLRSKPGWQSLVALMKLSFDKLTSQQAEVILRHSGQGPRRLRAQTQMTSINNANDALCVLFLQDQREMEARVRTEKLASMGRMSAAVAHEIRNPLAAIAQANALLDEDLTEPGHKQLSQMVQQNARRLERIVDEVLDIARTHHEEQGVADAIRLNELVMQTCRDWQAQTGSKNLLCLSQAEGATEVRFEPEHLRRVLINLLDNARRYASQNPNAIQVSVGQNPGGRAFVSVWSDGQPMDKSVERHLFEPFFSSESRSSGLGLYICRELCERHGATIIHQRNTGHGNDSPVDGNEFLVSFHGFVTREGGPALSQKDSPQP
- a CDS encoding inner membrane protein YpjD, producing MILASATPLSLALALGAAVTYAGSALFASRLGDKMTRSAVWLAWLLHGTLLAWSLLGHEPRFGFAPALSVTAWLIAAVYAVESHIYPALKTRWTLSFLGAAAVLLALVFPGNRLHANASPWLPLHWALGIASYGLFGVAVVHAWFMNRAENQIRHATESHSGMPLLTMERLTFRFVGAGFALLTATLLVGILFGKSLYGPAAAVHWDHKTAFSILSWLCFALLLIGRARFGWRGKRAMRILYVGSGLLLLAYVGSRFVMEIILGVST
- the ffh gene encoding signal recognition particle protein, which produces MASALTDKLSRLVKEIRGQARITETNVTEMLREVRMALLEADVALPVVRDFIARVKEKALGQEVLGSLTPGQALVSIVNKELAATMGQGVSDINLAAQPPAVILMAGLQGAGKTTTTAKLAKHLIEKRKKKVLTVSADVYRPAAIEQLKTVTAQAGAEWFPSAPDQKPVDIGLAALDYARKHFFDVLLVDTAGRLAIDEALMLEIKSLHAALNPIETLFVVDAMQGQDAINTAKAFKEALPLTGIILTKTDGDSRGGAALSVRQVTGAPIKFAGTSEKIDGLEVFDAERHAGRVLGMGDILALVEQVTAGVDMAAAQKLAAKVKSGASFDLNDFLAQIQQMKQMGGLSSLMDKLPASMAAKAGQMDMGKVEKDIKRKEGIIYSMTPLERRKPELIKATRKRRIAAGSGVQVQEVNRMLKEFEQMQDMMKKMKGGGMMKMMKRMGGMKGMPKMPF
- the ppk1 gene encoding polyphosphate kinase 1; the encoded protein is MLSPFHPPETAQTPPGLTLLDRDHSILAFNERVFDCACRPDVPLLERLRFLCIVSSNLDEFFEVRAEPHLNASQRQADQGQFTVQSFERLASAAHALVARQYALYNEELIPALAQQGIKVVSHGDRTPEQHRWVRQYFEREVRPLLIPVGLDPSHPFPQVANKSLNFIVRLGGQDAFGRENEIAIVKIPRVLPRMIRLPDKLAGDGQLFVSISSVMRAHLPELFPGRDVGQFSQFRVTRHSDLAVDEDDVTNLRTALRQGLEQRHFGQAVRLEVAAGCSEFLSTFLLKQFDLPARALYSVPGPVNLARLTQLLDLVDAPELCFPSYSPCFPTQLIPGESFFDQLKKRDVLIHQPFESFGGVLAFLREAVHDPDVLAIKQTIYRTGSDSELMDLLREGVRRGKEVTVVVELKARFDEEANINWSEMLESIGAQVLYGVVGLKTHAKMMLVTRREGRHLKHYGHLSTGNYNPRTAALYTDWSHLTADRLLTSDMEKVFVHLASHSRLPRLNRVLLAPFYLHRKLIAKINETAACAAAGGRGRIVAKMNALTDEALVHALIKAGQQGVKIDLIVRGACMLPAQVPGVTHNIRVRSVIGRFLEHSRVFYFGRDEEEELFLSSADWMNRNMMRRVELAWPVTDPVQRQRIMDECLVAYLHDGVDGWDLLPDGSYERVKPGNPQAAHGAQAALMVRYAGHVNERNV
- the sixA gene encoding phosphohistidine phosphatase SixA, coding for MDLILWRHAEAQEWVNGCDDLARTLTARGEKQATRMAAWLDRQIPEGTRILASPARRTVQTADALSRKYKIRPELAPDANVAQLLELVQWPDAKGVVMVIGHQPTLGQTIAQLLNLNESACSVKKGAVWWLRNRQRQQTVVVTVQSPELL